The DNA window ctttcatagataagttcatttgtgtcatattttagattccacatataagtgctatcatgtgatatttgtctttctctgtctgacttacttcacccaatatgataatctctaggtccatccatgtttctgaaaatgacattatttcatttttgatggctgagtaatattccactgtgtgtgtgtgtatatatacatatacatatatatatatatatcacatcttctttatccattcatctgtcggtggacatttaggttgcttccatgtcttgcctattgtaagtAGTGAAAGCTCTATTATTCTTTAGGAGATGTGGGAAAGGATGAGAAGCTAGAGGGAAGTAGGGAACCAGGTGCCATGCACTGTGCTGTGTGCATGCTGTGTCTTCATCCCGCACAGCTCACTGTCTATAGGCTGCTGTCTGTGAGTGGAACAGAATGATTGCAACCAGGTACACGCACGTGTCTGGGCATCTGTGGGGAAACATGTACATTTGTGTGTAACTGTGAGGGTTCCTATATGTGTGATGATGTCTGTGAATGTGTGTATACCTGTATATATGTGCTGAAGAGAGGACTTTTGCGGGTACATGTGAGTGCACAAGTGGACTCGTGTTGGTGAGATGGGGTCACAGAGGGAGAACTGGGTATAGTGGGAGTGGTGATGGGAAGGTGCTGCTGGGTGTTATCCTGAGGAGGTGACCTCTGACTAGGGAACCCCAACTCTAACCCTCGGGCTCCCCTACGTACCCCTCCTGCTCTGCAATTACTGTAGCGCCAGCCagggcagagggagatcagctggcCTTCTTGAAGTTGGAGAGCCTTCTTTAAAGGTGCTCAAAACCCTTCCCAAGAACTCCAGTAAGTgaaatattaattacatttatattGGTACAATTCTTACTATGTTTTCAGCACTTTACATATAGTAATATATTTAATTCTGAAACAATGCTATGATAGGTActatccttgttttacagataaacTGTGGAGCAGAGAGGTTAAttagggaggaaaaataaaagaggtaaaTGAACCTTCACTAGTTAGGTCTGAGGAGGGCAGGACTGAGGCCCAGAAACAGGTGAAAAGTAACAGCAAGATTGGGAACAGAATCTGGGCCCTTTCTTCTTATTCCAGACTGGACTGGTCAATATATTGCAGCTAGAATCACATCAGGAGGGACTGCATTTAGACTCATCAAGACACTCCCAAGGAGGGTCTCGTGAAACACGTTAATAGTGGAAGAACAGAGCCCAATTCATCCAAGGACAGAGCAGACCAAACAGGACCACAGAGCCTCAGCTCCTTCATATCTACTACGTGGCAGGCTCTGGAGACAGATGGATGAGAAAGGTCACGTGCTCGAGGGGCTTGAATAGAGATGCGAGCACAGCGAAGTCACATCCAGCGCTTTAAGTGCTGCTATCAAGTGTGAGGCAGGCGTGGGGAGCCGATAGGGGCTGATCCCTCGGGATCCCCTTCTGCTGAGAAGCAACTGATGACAACCGTCCTCCCTTCAGAAGTCACTCCAACTCACAAAGCTTGTAAGTGGGTGAGGACTGGCTCTCCATAAATGCCCCTGGCTGGAATATGGCCCGTGGCCTGGGGAGCCACTCAGAAAAGTGGTCCCCTAACCACAAGCATTGCTGGTGGCCCATGTGGCCCTGGCCCAGCAAGTGACTAAAACCTGACCTCATGGCCCTTGGGATCTCCCGGCCTGACGTCAGGCTTAGGATTTGGAAAGAAAACCTGTGGTCCACAACCAGTCCTCGGTGATGCTGGATGCAGGACGCTCACCATCAATCCTGCCTACAGCTCCTGGCTGGGGAAGGGCAGCATTGCCTTCTGCACATCCCACAAAGTTCCTCTGTTGACATGGTCAACACAGCAGGAGCTAGAAAAACTTGACCTTGAATATCAGAGAATCTCGTTACCTCCTAGCAAAATGCAGGGAATAAGGAGTCCAGCTGAAAAATGTTGCGGAGGAGTGGCTCTGCCTTCAGGCGGCTCCTTTGCATTGGGAGTCTTGGTAAGAATGTTTATACAATTGGTGTCAGTCAGAAAGGCTCGAAAGGGTCTGATGCCTGAGTCCAATGGGGCCATGTTCCCTACCCCTCAGGTGGATGACAGCCTGCCAGCCAAGTTCTGGTCCCATTCCTCTTGCACGAGACTGCTCTGTTTATCCAGCAAGGGGGGCTTTTGGGGTACCTATTCTCTGGGCTTGGACCCAAGAGAACACAGCAGACACTCTGGCACTAGTGAACCTTAAAAGGTAAAGCCGGGGCCTCTGGTTAATTATGCGCACCTTAGCCCCACCCAGGGACACAGAAAGCGGGGACCATTGTTCCCCAGATGCATTGGTGATGTAATCCTTTgtgcaaaagaaaagaatgtgagcTCGCTGAATGGAAGCTTCTCTCAGGCCTATGTGgcaaagaaagagcccagaaacCCAGCCTTTCTCTGCACAAACTGGCTTACcttctgcccaccccctccccaaagtTGCCTTGTGAGAACTCAGACCAAACTACACCATGGATCTGGAAGCAGAAGCAAAGCTGGAgtctctgattccaaagcccatgttttcCTCCACCGCGGTATGTTATTCCCAGCCCACAGTCAGATCACTTGTTCAACTGAAACCTGGGCCACCCAGTTGTGTCTatgtcctccagccccagtctgCCAGGGTCATCTTCCCCAGGGCCTGCCTTCAAGCACCCCTGCCAGGGCAGTGGAAGGAGGTCCACCTTCATCCCTGTCTCACGGTATGTCTGTCTGGTCCATTTCCTGGTTTTGCCTGCCTCACCACCAGACCGTCATCTCCAGAGGCCCAGGACTAGAGTGTCTTGCCCACCAAGCGCTATGCCTGACCCTCAGAGGCCATTTTGCGCTTGTAGAGTGAGTGGGTGGATGAATGAGTGCGTTCTCAGCAACTCTGCCAAGGACGGCTGCCTGTGGACCCCAGGCTAGGACTAAGTCCACCATCATGCATGAATTAAccccttctttccctttcaccagggaccctcacacacacacacacactcaccaacCTTTAAGATCCTGGTTCTATGATACCACCATCATCTGAAGTCACGTGGACCCACACACCAAAGGgttcccccttttctttcccctcccccaaatccagTCAGCTTTGTCTTTGCTCTGGGGATAAACGGCCTGAGGAATCTAGGCACAAACAGCTGGAAGGCTGCATTCACTGcataactttttatttcaaaggAGGAGTCCCAGGAAAAGAGTAGGTGGGGCAGTTCAGAGAGGTGGGGCGCTGGGTCCAGATAAGCCAAACGCCTTGCCTCCCAGTGGCACAGCGTCCAGCCTGTCCCCACCCTGGGAATGGGTCTGTCGTGGTCCGGTAAACTACATTCCAAGACTTTACACTCTAAGGTGGGGGGCAAGAGAGAAAGGTGAGGCAAGGGCCAGAACCGTGGGAGGGGGCGTCTGAGACACAGCGCCAAGTCACTGGGGCGGAAGCTAGGGTTCCTTGACTTCTCCTGAGCAGGACAGGAAGGGTTCAGCATCCGCGGGAGCCGCTGCCGCTGAAGCCCCCGACCCCGCCGGGGGAGCCGCAGGGCGCGCAGCCGCCGCCAGGGGCGCTCGTCTCCAGGGCGCCGGGGCCAGCTCCAGACGGCAGCTGGACCGAGAGGCCCGAGGCTGAGACCAGCCCGCAGGTGTTGAGAGCGGCTGTTGGAGGAGAAAACCCCTTCTTCTCTCCTGCTCGCGCCGCCCCCcgaagacagacatacagatgcACAgacaacccccctcccccaggagacagACGTGCAGTGCAAACTCCCCAGTGTTAGAGACACAGACCGCATCCCTCAGAACCAAACTCGGGAATCCCCCCGACCCTGAAGTCAGACACGGATTCTCCCCACACGAGAATAAAACAGTCTCCTCCACGGGGATAAACACACAGAACTTCTTCCCACACCCCAGGACACACCAAGAGATCCTCCCCGCAAAGAACAGAAcgccctcccccaacacacacaaacacaaaaaaaaccactATGAGAGGGAACAGCCCCCCACAAAAGGGAGACACACAGAGGCAGCAGGCCCCTTCTCCTTTCCCAAGAGGATACACACAGagcaggtgggggggggggggggagttaaGATTTGACCCCTCTAACCCAAGTTACTCTATTATTTACTTACTGATGTTCCCTGCCCCAAATCCCAGACCAAGCCtgcagggagaaagaggaagcaggTGAGTGAATCCATATACCAGGGAGAATATTCTCCATTCTTCAAGACAAAGCACTCCTGGCCCTCTCCAGACAGGCAAAAATCCTTCCATCCTGCAAGATGCTTGGTTCTCTCAGATCCCCTCAGCCCTTTTGAGTAAAGACTCCTTCTGGGCCTTTAAACTCAACCCTTCTTGCCTTAAAGTCAAATAATTCACTTTTATTGATGAGTTCTTAGAGAAGGGAGAAGGCAGAAGATCTACACTGTCTTTGGCCTAAACTTATCTTGAAATTAGAAACCACGTGGGGGGCACTTTGAAGGAGACGGCGGAGGAGATAGGTCAACTATCTGGAGAATATTGTTcaagcctcatccaatcagtttcCACCTGTATGTCCTTGAGGTGGTCTTTTACTCTCTgacactcagttttctcatctgtaaaatggggataatagcacCTCCCTCCCAGGGTTTTGTGGGGTTTAAAGGAGACAATAAATGCAGATTGCCTGTTGCACGGTGcgttccctttccttcctctaagACTGGTGAGCCCAGCTGGAGCTGGCAGCCCTTGGGTCTCTACCTGCCTAAGGTTAAAAAGCCAGGCCCTACCTGTTGCCATAAACCCTGCCTCCCCCAGGCCTGGAGGAGAGGTGGGCAGAGTTGAGGAGAAGGCACCCCACACTGGGGACTTTACTCCCCCTGGCTGGGCCTTGGTCCCTGCAGCTGTCTCTATAGACAAACTGGCCCCTGCTTTCTGATCCCGGGGGTCAATGAATTGCCCATCACAGGTGCCAAGGGTGCTCGTTAGCTGGGACCTTTTGTCTAAAGGGCTGTAAGATGGAGGGAAAAAACTGGCTTCAGGAGAACAGATCCCTGGATACCCAGCtcacctctccccatccctcccaagCTGGCGAGGACCCAGGTGCTGCCCTCCCTATGCCCCTGCACCACCACATCTCAAGCACCgcccagccctcacctcctctcctcgCCTTCCAGCAGCTTGCGGTAGGTGGCGATCTCAAAGTCCAGGCCCAGCTTGAGCATTGTGAGTCCCTGGTACTCGCACAGCTGGCGCACCATGTCCAGCCAGGCCAGCTTGCTCTTAGCGCTTCCTGAGGCACCCACCTCCTGCAGAGCTGCTGGGTCCTTGCCTCTTCCCTCTGGTTCGCAGGGCTGGGGGTGAAGGGAAGACCACAGACTGGAGGACATCCttggcccccacccctccccactcaaGGATCCAGACCTTTCTCAGCAGCTGGAGGGCCAATGAGGGACTTAGAGATCGTTGTGAGGAGTGAGCGTGCCTGTTCTGAACGGTGTATTTGtgtgtctgcctccctcccagggtGGAGGTTGGGGGCCAGCCGTCTTGATGACTGAGAGCCTTTTGCATCTAGTATAGTGATGCTTCTAAAACGAGCTAGGGTCTGGGAAGCATCAAATGCTTTTTAGCACATAATGCTGCGATTATGGTTTCATCAGGGAAACAAACAGGAAGCATATCCTTTCCTCACAAGAGACTAGAATTTGCAGTCTCTAGGGAAAAATCATAACAATAAAGGTTTGCCTTGGTGAGATGGGCTTGCTGCTTAGGGGACCAGTCAGGAAAACAGAGcagctggggctgctgggagactGACAGCGATGGGTCCACTCACCCACCCGCTCTGCCAACCCTTGAACTTAAATAGTTCGTCCTGCCTCAAAGTCATGGGTTCCTAGAGAAGGGATAACCCACACAAATATCCCGCAGAGC is part of the Phocoena sinus isolate mPhoSin1 chromosome 10, mPhoSin1.pri, whole genome shotgun sequence genome and encodes:
- the LOC116760216 gene encoding keratin, type II cytoskeletal 7-like is translated as MQSMFRSRLSSILTMTEVPEMWAWRTGLLRGSGRVPCEPEGRGKDPAALQEVGASGSAKSKLAWLDMVRQLCEYQGLTMLKLGLDFEIATYRKLLEGEERRLGLGFGAGNITALNTCGLVSASGLSVQLPSGAGPGALETSAPGGGCAPCGSPGGVGGFSGSGSRGC